The following are encoded together in the Methanosarcina flavescens genome:
- a CDS encoding type 1 glutamine amidotransferase, with product MKIHVLQHSPINTLGTIEEYARIKGHRLESTRFYEAKSPPELDSFDLLIIMGGPMGIYDYEENPWLRDEKAFIKQAVDTGKPILGICLGAQLLADILGARVYENPHMEMGWFPVRASGGKNKPEFLEGLSERITVFHWHSRTFDLPAGAVHLFESEGCKNQGFIYNGRVVALQFHPEVNEERIRSLIERFGEGLAEGPFVQKKQEMLGQREYLVGTKEFMFLVLDRFEKMI from the coding sequence ATGAAAATCCACGTTCTCCAGCACTCTCCCATAAACACCCTGGGCACCATTGAAGAATATGCAAGAATCAAAGGACACAGGCTTGAGTCAACCCGTTTTTACGAGGCAAAAAGTCCCCCGGAACTTGATTCTTTTGATCTTCTTATCATCATGGGTGGTCCAATGGGAATCTACGATTATGAAGAAAATCCCTGGCTGAGGGATGAAAAAGCATTTATCAAGCAGGCAGTTGACACTGGAAAACCGATACTTGGAATCTGCCTTGGTGCGCAATTGCTTGCTGACATCCTCGGCGCCCGCGTTTATGAAAACCCGCATATGGAGATGGGATGGTTTCCTGTAAGGGCATCCGGCGGCAAAAATAAACCAGAATTTCTTGAGGGGCTGTCGGAAAGGATTACGGTTTTTCACTGGCACAGCAGGACTTTTGACCTGCCGGCAGGAGCTGTTCACCTTTTTGAAAGCGAGGGCTGCAAGAACCAGGGATTCATTTATAACGGAAGGGTTGTGGCGCTTCAGTTTCATCCCGAGGTGAATGAAGAAAGAATTCGGTCTTTGATTGAGCGATTTGGGGAAGGGCTGGCGGAGGGACCGTTTGTGCAGAAAAAGCAAGAAATGCTCGGGCAGCGAGAATATCTGGTTGGCACAAAGGAATTTATGTTTTTAGTGCTGGATAGGTTTGAGAAAATGATTTAA
- a CDS encoding zinc-ribbon domain-containing protein has product MNLQEQIEEFNKRPNAKYAYIGLIIAVLFTIAAIADPQATIGMFFSIISLLFYLLVCYFIFKFCFRSQKQQQQQQVVINNSNKKARVCPKCGLQNDIDSKFCSDCGYEFKIGKSE; this is encoded by the coding sequence ATGAATTTACAGGAACAAATCGAAGAGTTTAATAAGAGACCAAATGCCAAATATGCATATATAGGTTTAATAATTGCCGTCCTATTTACTATTGCAGCAATAGCAGATCCCCAAGCTACAATAGGAATGTTTTTTTCAATTATCTCACTGTTATTTTATTTATTAGTATGTTATTTTATCTTTAAATTTTGTTTCAGAAGCCAAAAACAACAACAGCAGCAACAAGTCGTAATAAACAATTCAAATAAAAAAGCGCGAGTTTGTCCTAAATGTGGATTACAAAATGATATCGACAGTAAGTTTTGCTCGGATTGTGGTTATGAATTTAAAATCGGCAAAAGTGAATAA
- a CDS encoding DUF2085 domain-containing protein, whose translation MNLKSAKVNKYLKSINIWLRQSNLCHSKPDRCFVYKNRHLPLCARCTGIILGGLIYLISSKLFFFILPINPTYLNYKLCFVLAIPMVIDGGLQYLGYKQSTNNRRFATGFLFGIGSVIFCLNITEWFFLQLNA comes from the coding sequence ATGAATTTAAAATCGGCAAAAGTGAATAAGTATTTAAAATCTATCAATATTTGGTTGAGACAGTCCAATCTGTGTCACTCAAAACCTGATAGATGCTTTGTTTATAAGAATAGACATTTGCCACTATGTGCACGATGCACAGGAATTATTTTAGGAGGATTAATTTATCTCATATCTTCCAAGCTATTTTTTTTTATTTTACCTATAAATCCAACATATTTAAATTATAAACTATGTTTTGTCTTAGCAATACCTATGGTTATAGACGGTGGATTACAGTACTTGGGATATAAACAAAGTACTAATAATCGTAGGTTTGCAACTGGATTTTTATTTGGAATAGGATCAGTTATATTTTGCTTAAACATTACAGAGTGGTTTTTCTTACAACTGAATGCATAA